The following are from one region of the Streptomyces rubrogriseus genome:
- a CDS encoding DUF1707 SHOCT-like domain-containing protein → MDLQKHAPAAAPRTSELRASDADRDRVADMLREALAEGRLTADEHAERVEGVLAAKTVGELDVFVRDLPAAHRGRETTAPAPHRPTADAIPAEPDENVVAVFSSAVRKGRWRANRRIHAYAVFGSVEIDLSEAVFEYQQVVIKAFSVFGSVEVRVPENVSVRGAGGSVLGSFEVHTLDSDEAEAPVIYMDGWAVLGSVEARPKRGKVVADILDRVHRRVEKGLRKHV, encoded by the coding sequence GTGGACCTTCAGAAGCACGCCCCAGCCGCCGCCCCGCGCACCTCCGAGCTGCGCGCCTCGGACGCCGACCGCGACCGCGTCGCCGACATGCTGCGCGAGGCCCTCGCCGAGGGACGGCTCACCGCCGACGAGCACGCCGAGCGCGTCGAGGGCGTGCTGGCCGCCAAGACCGTGGGCGAGCTGGACGTCTTCGTGCGCGACCTGCCCGCCGCCCACCGCGGCCGGGAGACCACCGCCCCGGCTCCCCACCGCCCCACCGCCGACGCCATCCCGGCGGAGCCCGACGAGAACGTGGTGGCGGTCTTCAGCAGCGCCGTCCGCAAGGGCCGCTGGCGGGCGAACCGCCGCATCCACGCCTACGCGGTCTTCGGCAGCGTCGAGATCGACCTCAGCGAGGCGGTCTTCGAGTACCAGCAGGTCGTCATCAAGGCGTTCTCCGTCTTCGGCAGCGTCGAGGTGCGCGTCCCGGAGAACGTGTCGGTGCGCGGTGCCGGCGGCAGCGTGCTCGGCAGCTTCGAGGTCCACACCCTCGACTCCGACGAGGCCGAGGCCCCCGTCATCTACATGGACGGCTGGGCCGTACTGGGCAGCGTGGAGGCCCGCCCCAAGCGCGGCAAGGTCGTCGCCGACATCCTCGACCGGGTGCACCGACGCGTCGAGAAGGGTTTGCGCAAGCACGTGTAG